A window of Haliscomenobacter hydrossis DSM 1100 contains these coding sequences:
- a CDS encoding glycoside hydrolase family 16 protein — protein sequence MAQKTTRVFAKKPGWKDEFNYQGKPDTNKWNYDLGCNWYNDEVQCYTNRPENVRVENGHLTIEARHEKMEHREYTSTRLLSKGKGDFVYGRFDVRAKLPRGIGTWPAIWLLFSDTPYGNRGWPENGEIDIMEHVGFDPDHVHGTIHCAAFNHVQGTQKGTKKSVKGLEEEFHTFRCDWTPNNIKIFVDDQEYFSFDKPANATWKEWPFDHPHHLILNIAVGGGWGGQKGIDPKAFPAKMEIDYVRYYPLK from the coding sequence TTGGCACAAAAAACTACCCGGGTATTTGCCAAAAAGCCCGGCTGGAAAGATGAATTCAATTACCAGGGTAAACCCGATACCAACAAATGGAACTACGACCTGGGTTGCAACTGGTACAACGATGAAGTACAATGCTACACCAATCGCCCCGAAAACGTCAGGGTAGAAAATGGGCACCTGACCATCGAAGCCCGCCACGAAAAAATGGAACACCGCGAATACACCTCCACGCGTTTGTTGTCCAAAGGGAAGGGTGATTTTGTATATGGTCGCTTCGACGTGCGGGCCAAATTGCCCCGTGGCATCGGCACCTGGCCAGCCATTTGGCTGTTGTTCTCCGATACCCCTTACGGAAATAGAGGTTGGCCGGAAAACGGTGAAATCGACATCATGGAACATGTCGGCTTTGACCCGGATCATGTGCATGGCACCATCCACTGTGCGGCCTTCAACCACGTACAAGGCACCCAAAAAGGCACCAAGAAGTCCGTAAAAGGGCTGGAAGAGGAATTCCACACCTTTCGCTGCGACTGGACGCCCAACAACATCAAAATATTCGTGGATGATCAGGAGTATTTCAGCTTTGACAAGCCTGCCAATGCTACCTGGAAAGAATGGCCTTTTGATCACCCGCATCACCTCATTCTCAACATTGCCGTAGGCGGAGGCTGGGGCGGCCAGAAAGGGATTGACCCAAAGGCTTTTCCCGCAAAAATGGAAATTGATTACGTGCGGTATTACCCGTTAAAGTGA
- a CDS encoding transcription antitermination protein NusB, with protein MLYSLGRDKSLKYDEALLRYRDKVNKSFELYLFNLLYLIRVAQFSIQDAESRRAKLRPSEEDKKFEAKLATNPLILSLSKNEGLYRLFKQYKTESLLDEDHIRSFYNEFSKKEEYVQYVYNDNQTDKEHEEMLLSLYRHLCANELFLELNDDTFAQWEDDESLIIGSIKKTLKALPADMSFYEAYKPNAEATVDFGELLLRKVYHEDEALLKVIEPTLRNWDVERVAIIDMILIKMALVELMTFKSIPSKVTLNEFVEIAKNYSTDKSKDFINGILDRLLKQLLEEGKISKEGRGLISD; from the coding sequence ATGCTCTATTCTTTAGGGAGAGATAAGAGCCTGAAATATGATGAAGCCCTGCTGAGGTATCGGGATAAGGTGAATAAATCTTTCGAGCTTTACCTTTTCAATTTGTTGTATTTGATCCGGGTAGCGCAGTTTTCTATCCAGGATGCGGAGTCTCGTCGAGCTAAGCTAAGACCTTCTGAAGAGGACAAAAAATTCGAGGCCAAATTGGCAACCAACCCGCTGATTCTGTCCCTGAGCAAAAACGAAGGCCTTTATCGTTTGTTCAAACAATACAAAACAGAATCTTTACTGGATGAAGACCATATTCGGTCTTTTTACAATGAATTTTCCAAAAAGGAAGAATACGTTCAATACGTTTACAACGACAACCAGACAGATAAAGAGCATGAAGAAATGCTCCTTTCCTTGTATCGCCACCTTTGCGCCAATGAACTTTTTTTAGAACTCAACGACGATACTTTTGCGCAATGGGAAGACGATGAATCCCTGATCATCGGCTCCATCAAAAAAACCCTCAAGGCATTACCCGCAGACATGTCTTTTTACGAGGCTTACAAACCCAACGCGGAAGCTACCGTAGATTTTGGAGAATTACTTTTGCGCAAAGTATACCATGAAGACGAAGCGTTGTTGAAGGTGATTGAACCGACCTTGCGCAACTGGGACGTAGAACGGGTGGCGATAATCGACATGATTTTGATCAAAATGGCTTTGGTAGAATTGATGACCTTTAAATCAATCCCCTCCAAGGTAACGCTCAACGAATTTGTAGAAATTGCCAAAAATTACAGTACCGATAAAAGTAAAGACTTCATCAATGGTATCCTCGACCGCCTGTTGAAACAATTGCTGGAAGAAGGAAAAATCTCCAAAGAAGGACGGGGATTGATTAGTGACTAA
- a CDS encoding OmpA family protein encodes MRTLLLSLAFAFVLSMPIAHAQRDLTNDYIAVRALFPNYQYQIDKDWNWDDFTSGFEFEYGRHLSGPLSLAFPLKIGQVKYPNDASGNSLTQGGLFNLDALLHLRPLKSNVFFSPNLFAGIGANYEDLRDLNFALPLGIGLDFKLGGGVYLSTKGEYRIGFTDLRDNIQLGAGLKFFLGGVDDTAKSKDTDKDGIVDTEDQCPTVPGTAKAMGCPDTDDDGITDAKDACPTEAGTAATNGCPDTDNDGIINSKDQCPTEAGTAANNGCPDTDNDGIINSKDQCPTEAGPASNNGCPIRDADGDGVIDANDECPNAAGPASTKGCPDRDSDGIADKNDACPDVKGSLANRGCPDTDGDGIIDSADKCPNQPGPASNNGCPEIAQKDRETLTFAARNVQFETGSAVLKNTSNTILDQVVDILKRYSDYNVRVSGHTDNVGSDELNLKLSKARAKACTDYLVSKGIPANRIVFDGFGESRPVANNATPQGRTQNRRTEFELYQK; translated from the coding sequence ATGAGAACGCTTTTACTTTCCCTCGCTTTTGCGTTTGTGCTTAGCATGCCGATCGCACATGCCCAACGCGATTTAACCAATGACTACATCGCGGTTCGGGCTCTGTTTCCCAACTATCAGTACCAAATTGACAAAGACTGGAATTGGGATGATTTTACCTCAGGCTTTGAATTTGAATATGGACGTCACCTTAGTGGGCCCCTAAGCCTCGCTTTTCCATTAAAAATAGGCCAGGTTAAATACCCGAATGATGCCTCCGGCAACAGTTTGACCCAAGGAGGCTTGTTCAACCTCGATGCTTTGCTACACCTGCGCCCACTCAAATCCAATGTCTTTTTTAGCCCCAATCTCTTTGCGGGGATAGGTGCAAACTACGAAGACCTGCGCGACCTGAATTTTGCGCTGCCTTTGGGAATAGGACTCGATTTTAAACTCGGGGGCGGGGTTTACCTCAGTACCAAAGGTGAATATCGCATCGGCTTTACGGACCTGCGTGACAACATTCAATTGGGTGCTGGTTTGAAATTCTTCCTGGGAGGAGTTGACGACACCGCAAAAAGTAAAGACACCGATAAAGACGGCATAGTGGACACTGAAGACCAATGCCCCACTGTACCCGGAACTGCCAAGGCAATGGGTTGCCCCGATACCGATGACGATGGCATCACCGATGCCAAAGACGCTTGCCCTACTGAGGCGGGTACCGCCGCTACCAATGGTTGCCCGGATACTGACAACGACGGGATCATTAACAGCAAAGACCAATGCCCCACTGAAGCGGGTACCGCAGCAAACAATGGCTGCCCGGATACCGACAACGACGGCATCATCAACAGCAAAGACCAATGCCCCACTGAAGCGGGTCCCGCCAGCAACAATGGTTGCCCAATCCGGGATGCTGATGGTGATGGAGTAATTGATGCTAATGACGAATGCCCCAATGCTGCTGGCCCCGCCAGTACCAAAGGTTGCCCTGATCGCGATAGTGATGGCATTGCTGACAAAAATGATGCTTGCCCCGACGTAAAAGGTTCACTTGCCAATCGTGGCTGCCCCGACACGGACGGAGATGGTATCATTGATAGCGCCGACAAGTGCCCCAACCAGCCTGGCCCTGCTTCCAACAATGGTTGTCCCGAAATTGCTCAAAAAGACAGAGAAACCCTGACTTTTGCCGCACGCAACGTCCAGTTTGAAACGGGCAGCGCAGTGCTTAAAAACACTTCAAACACCATCCTTGATCAAGTGGTGGACATCCTGAAACGGTATTCCGATTACAATGTGCGGGTCAGTGGCCATACCGACAATGTGGGCAGCGATGAACTCAACCTCAAATTGTCGAAAGCACGTGCCAAGGCTTGTACGGATTATCTGGTTTCCAAAGGCATTCCCGCAAACCGTATCGTCTTCGATGGATTTGGAGAAAGTCGTCCGGTAGCCAACAACGCTACACCCCAAGGTCGTACCCAAAACCGCCGCACCGAGTTTGAATTGTATCAGAAATAA